From the genome of Candidatus Deferrimicrobiaceae bacterium:
GCATGGGGCGTGGCCAGGGCCTGTCACCGCGAGGGGGCCGAGCTCGGGTTCAACTATCTCGGCGAGGCGCTGATGAAACGCGTTCATCCCCTGGTGGAGTCGATCCATTCGAGCTTCGTCGAACCGCTCGACGTCGGCGACGACGCCCAGCTCGACGATTTCTTCGCCAAGGTCGAGGCCCGTTGGGGGCGGCTCGACTTCATCGTGCATTCCATCGCCTTTGCCAACAGGGATTCGCTGCAAGGCAATTTCCGGGATACCTCGCGCGCCGATTTCCATCTCGCGCTGGATATTTCCGCCTACTCCTTCATTGCCTGCGCCCGGCGGGCGGCCCGGTTGATGGGACCGGGGGGGTCCATGGTGACGATGAGTTACCTCGGGGCGGTGCGCGCCGTGCCGAACTACAACGTGATGGGTGTGGCGAAGGCCGCCCTCGAAGCGGCGACCCGTTACCTGGCCCACGATCTCGGGCCGGAAGGGATCCGCGTCAACGCCGTCTCGGCCGGGCCGATCCGTACGCTGGCCGCCTCCGGCGTGGTCGATTTCCGCAAACTGATGGAGAAGAACGCCCGTGGCGCCTCGCTCCGACGGAACGTGACGCAGGACGAGGTGGGGAACGCCGCCGCGTACCTCCTTTCGGACTGGGCTTCCGGCGTGACCGGCGAGGTGCACTACGTCGACGCGGGGTTCAACATCGGCGCCGGCGACCCGGGTGTCGAACCGGCCCCATGGGGCTCCTCCTCCCCCTCGTCCTGAGCGTTTGACGGGACAGCACGCAGATCCCCGTGCGGAAACGCACGCGGGGATGACGGGATTCTTTTCTATCCTTTTCCTGAAGCCGGATGCTGTTTGCCCCGGATCCGTCCTGACTCTGGTCGTACGCTGCCGCATAATTGCCCCCCCTCTTTGAGTAAAGTTACTCCACTCACCGTTAGGTTTCTTATGACAAATCCTATTGTCCTTGCGAATTGGATGAGTTGGAGGACCTGGAGTTCCCCCTCAGGGGCAAATGGCAATCATGGGGGAGCAGGCGGAAAACTTGGTGCGCATTCCCGGACGATGATGGGCACTACAGGAGAGGAACCAGAACGGACTGCAAACCCCGTACAAACAACCGCCTATTTCGGGGTGAAAATGGGGATTTGCGGGGACGCTGTTGACGCGGGATGTCCCAGCGAAGGACGCAGGAGA
Proteins encoded in this window:
- a CDS encoding enoyl-ACP reductase — protein: AWGVARACHREGAELGFNYLGEALMKRVHPLVESIHSSFVEPLDVGDDAQLDDFFAKVEARWGRLDFIVHSIAFANRDSLQGNFRDTSRADFHLALDISAYSFIACARRAARLMGPGGSMVTMSYLGAVRAVPNYNVMGVAKAALEAATRYLAHDLGPEGIRVNAVSAGPIRTLAASGVVDFRKLMEKNARGASLRRNVTQDEVGNAAAYLLSDWASGVTGEVHYVDAGFNIGAGDPGVEPAPWGSSSPSS